The following coding sequences lie in one Mycoplasma crocodyli MP145 genomic window:
- a CDS encoding putative immunoglobulin-blocking virulence protein has protein sequence MIKARKKKIIIISSTVAGALVLPQVVAAPFYISKNNDKVNLNVMFRVLPDNNIIENGKVDPTNSLSNIDNHLEIIPPEKEVPVVVPKIEPKDPEKEEIVTSVEPEKVEEKTKEDENVAIIPKEEVKPEEEVKPVEEPKVEKPVEEKKEEVNKEPVEEKALDKSRPDPKPKDVVIDYDGLKLNANITEQPERTKYKSDVDNRIANRVDYINNTVPDINHVDLTKEYVGNNRGKVIEKTTREAKNLSNILNVGDSPMFNTEKWFNDNPSARNKFAAFEPFLKRPDIKNWIKDSAQNDFDKKKEEFKDKKYQWYGWLLDNIEWSKIKDSKTMHDYLEKGMTTDPNNVYIDANGEFNSYAFSPLPGYNAVTSRMERDNTTKRTFGYKSWYTRSPKSIRDGKYEGWEKTNVTSTEEFKTFGLDGIDGIEIFKMTNNDGTFAKNNNGFVVEIDVSKRDAYNKTLSLINQLKSAGKKITSYRLFNMGLNDHNQKFKEILSALPDKLPQLELFFEHENTEALIALEDKEIDELSMYTSRNSLTDEWSINPFALRGVAYINTLDYNVSSSYSKFDKIDTRITFDKIAFDPVNYTHGSQDAYREINLGLRMVYLVRNNEPFFQGSFGPGTRPDHSEGGNSYPTGLDLSRIHELKSLRGLQFSFIKEGKRFDRKVRRLVLWSDTKDFKISADEMNESQFTKVMHLDGPPNPGEIRLKFNGYKNVNAIHLTGKNALNGEGLSNLETFYRELGRGMFSKVIVDPGNQALYNQLQRAGYTVAWRTADDDLGDFN, from the coding sequence ATGATCAAGGCAAGAAAGAAAAAAATAATTATCATTAGTTCAACAGTAGCTGGTGCATTGGTTCTGCCACAAGTAGTTGCTGCACCATTTTACATTTCAAAAAATAATGACAAGGTAAATCTAAATGTAATGTTTAGAGTTTTACCTGACAACAATATTATTGAAAATGGTAAAGTTGATCCAACCAACAGTTTATCAAACATTGATAATCATCTAGAAATAATACCTCCTGAAAAAGAAGTACCGGTTGTTGTTCCTAAGATCGAACCAAAAGATCCTGAAAAAGAAGAAATAGTAACAAGTGTTGAACCTGAAAAAGTTGAAGAAAAAACTAAGGAAGATGAAAACGTAGCCATCATTCCTAAAGAAGAAGTTAAACCTGAAGAAGAAGTAAAGCCAGTTGAAGAACCAAAAGTTGAAAAACCGGTTGAAGAAAAAAAAGAAGAAGTTAATAAAGAACCAGTTGAAGAAAAAGCTCTTGATAAATCTAGACCCGATCCTAAACCTAAAGACGTTGTTATTGATTATGACGGATTAAAACTTAATGCAAATATCACTGAGCAACCAGAACGTACAAAATACAAAAGTGACGTTGATAATAGAATAGCAAATAGAGTTGATTATATAAACAACACTGTTCCAGATATTAATCACGTTGATTTAACAAAAGAATATGTAGGAAATAACCGTGGAAAAGTTATTGAAAAAACAACACGAGAGGCAAAAAATCTTTCAAACATTCTAAACGTTGGTGATTCTCCAATGTTTAATACAGAAAAATGGTTTAATGATAATCCTTCTGCAAGAAATAAATTTGCTGCATTTGAGCCATTTTTAAAGAGACCTGATATTAAAAACTGAATTAAAGATAGCGCTCAAAATGACTTTGACAAGAAAAAAGAAGAATTCAAAGATAAGAAATATCAATGATATGGTTGATTGCTAGATAACATAGAATGAAGCAAAATAAAAGATTCAAAAACAATGCATGATTACCTTGAAAAAGGTATGACCACAGATCCAAACAATGTTTATATAGATGCTAATGGTGAATTTAATTCATATGCATTTAGTCCACTTCCTGGATATAATGCAGTTACATCTAGAATGGAAAGAGATAATACAACCAAGAGAACGTTTGGATATAAATCATGATATACGAGAAGTCCAAAAAGCATTAGAGATGGAAAATATGAAGGTTGAGAAAAAACTAACGTTACTTCAACTGAGGAATTTAAAACTTTTGGACTTGATGGAATTGATGGAATTGAAATCTTTAAAATGACTAATAATGATGGTACTTTTGCTAAAAATAACAATGGATTTGTTGTTGAAATTGACGTGTCAAAACGTGATGCTTATAACAAAACACTATCATTAATAAACCAATTAAAAAGTGCAGGTAAAAAGATTACATCATACCGTTTATTTAATATGGGATTAAATGATCACAATCAAAAATTCAAGGAAATTTTAAGTGCATTACCTGATAAACTTCCTCAACTTGAACTATTCTTTGAGCATGAAAACACCGAAGCTTTAATTGCTCTTGAAGATAAAGAAATTGACGAATTAAGCATGTACACATCAAGAAACAGTTTAACTGATGAATGAAGTATTAACCCATTTGCACTTAGAGGAGTTGCTTACATTAATACACTTGACTATAACGTTTCAAGTTCTTACAGCAAGTTTGATAAGATTGATACAAGAATTACTTTTGATAAAATTGCATTTGACCCAGTTAACTATACACACGGTTCACAAGATGCATATAGAGAAATTAATCTTGGATTAAGAATGGTCTACTTAGTTAGAAATAATGAACCATTCTTCCAAGGAAGTTTTGGTCCAGGAACAAGACCTGACCATTCTGAAGGTGGAAATAGTTATCCAACAGGACTTGATTTATCAAGAATTCATGAACTTAAAAGTCTTAGAGGTCTTCAATTCTCATTTATTAAAGAAGGTAAGAGATTTGACAGAAAAGTTAGAAGACTTGTTTTATGAAGTGATACAAAAGACTTCAAAATTAGTGCAGATGAAATGAATGAAAGTCAATTTACAAAAGTTATGCATTTAGACGGACCTCCTAACCCTGGTGAAATAAGACTTAAATTCAACGGTTATAAAAACGTTAATGCAATTCACCTAACAGGTAAAAATGCATTAAACGGAGAAGGATTAAGCAACCTTGAAACATTCTATAGAGAATTAGGTAGAGGAATGTTTAGTAAGGTAATTGTTGATCCAGGAAATCAAGCTTTATATAATCAACTACAAAGAGCCGGTTATACGGTTGCTTGAAGAACAGCGGATGATGACCTCGGAGATTTTAACTAA
- the ligA gene encoding NAD-dependent DNA ligase LigA, which produces MNQKVIDKYQELIAKIKQYNNEYYNLDQPSVSDAEYDALYKELLEIEKQNPKIINQDSPSQIIGGFASSKFSKYTHQKLMLSLDKATHFDEITKFYNDIFKVIKTDNKGFFLEPKVDGLSISLHYENGILQRAVTRGDGLVGEDVSENVLQIKEVKHKIAYKKPIEIRGEIYLSKENFNKLNKKIEDQGLKSFANPRNAASGTLRQLDKNIVRERNLGIVLYELVDPLVHKITSQDQSISFINQLGFPTQKNNKLLYELDDILNYIEEFGEIKNNLDYDCDGLVIKYNDIEQWKLLGFTSKFPKYAIAYKYQVEEAITRINKISISTGRTGKINYLAHVEPVELNQSIVSKATLHNYNYIEELNLNIGDDVVIIKAGEIIPKVRELKQKKSIGVFPKLINCLSCKSKLEYIDDNLEQYCLNKNCQEKIINSLIYFASKPCLDIKGMGDKVVKILYENGLVLEIKDFFELHNKRDKMLQLPSFKEKKVDNLINAIETIKKAQLHKVIIALGMKNIGTRSSKLISTKINKLSDLLTYNIDELENIDDIGPKSIASIKEFLSEDKNKELITFLDNYFIQVNDSSIGNKLVNLSFSITGTLLKPRDYFVDLIEKNGGQFHKLPTSKTNYLIVGENPGSAKINKAKILGTQVITIDEFEKMI; this is translated from the coding sequence ATGAACCAAAAAGTTATCGATAAATACCAAGAATTAATTGCTAAAATTAAGCAATATAATAATGAATATTACAACTTAGATCAACCAAGTGTTTCTGATGCAGAATACGATGCTTTGTATAAGGAATTACTTGAAATAGAAAAACAAAACCCTAAAATAATAAATCAAGATTCACCGAGTCAAATAATTGGTGGATTTGCATCAAGCAAATTCAGCAAATACACTCACCAAAAGTTAATGCTATCCTTAGATAAGGCTACTCATTTTGACGAAATAACAAAGTTTTATAATGATATTTTTAAAGTAATCAAAACTGATAATAAAGGTTTTTTTCTAGAACCTAAGGTTGATGGTTTATCAATATCATTACATTATGAAAATGGAATTTTACAAAGAGCAGTAACACGTGGAGATGGGCTGGTTGGAGAAGATGTTAGTGAGAATGTTTTGCAAATAAAAGAAGTGAAACACAAAATTGCATATAAAAAACCAATTGAAATCCGTGGTGAAATTTATTTATCGAAAGAAAATTTCAATAAACTTAATAAAAAAATTGAAGATCAAGGTTTAAAAAGTTTTGCTAATCCAAGAAACGCTGCTTCAGGAACGTTACGCCAATTAGATAAAAATATAGTTAGAGAAAGAAACTTAGGAATTGTTTTGTATGAATTGGTTGATCCGCTTGTTCATAAAATAACAAGCCAAGATCAAAGCATCAGTTTTATTAATCAGTTAGGCTTTCCTACTCAAAAAAATAATAAATTACTTTATGAACTTGATGACATATTAAACTATATTGAAGAATTTGGAGAAATCAAAAACAATTTAGATTATGATTGTGATGGTTTAGTTATAAAATATAACGATATAGAGCAATGGAAACTACTTGGTTTTACCTCAAAATTTCCTAAATATGCCATTGCGTATAAATATCAAGTTGAAGAGGCAATTACAAGAATTAATAAAATAAGCATTTCTACAGGAAGAACAGGAAAAATAAACTACCTAGCCCATGTAGAACCAGTTGAATTAAATCAAAGTATAGTAAGTAAAGCAACTTTGCATAATTACAATTATATTGAAGAGTTAAACTTAAATATCGGTGATGATGTTGTTATTATTAAAGCGGGTGAAATAATTCCTAAGGTTAGAGAATTAAAACAAAAAAAATCAATTGGTGTTTTTCCGAAACTTATAAATTGTTTGTCATGTAAAAGTAAACTGGAATACATTGATGATAATTTAGAACAATATTGCCTTAACAAAAATTGTCAAGAGAAAATTATTAATTCACTTATTTATTTTGCTTCAAAACCTTGTTTAGATATAAAAGGAATGGGTGATAAAGTTGTTAAAATATTGTATGAAAATGGTTTGGTTTTAGAAATTAAAGACTTCTTTGAGTTGCACAATAAAAGAGATAAAATGTTGCAACTTCCTAGCTTTAAAGAAAAGAAAGTTGATAATCTTATAAACGCTATTGAAACAATTAAAAAAGCACAATTACACAAGGTAATTATAGCTCTAGGAATGAAGAATATCGGGACAAGATCTTCAAAATTAATATCAACAAAAATAAATAAACTAAGTGATTTATTAACCTATAATATAGATGAATTAGAAAATATAGATGATATTGGTCCTAAGTCAATTGCTTCAATAAAAGAATTTTTAAGTGAAGATAAAAATAAAGAATTAATTACTTTCCTAGATAACTATTTTATCCAAGTAAACGATTCTTCTATTGGGAATAAATTGGTAAATTTAAGTTTTTCGATTACAGGTACATTACTAAAACCAAGAGACTATTTTGTTGATTTAATTGAGAAGAATGGTGGTCAATTTCATAAGTTGCCTACTTCTAAAACAAATTACTTAATCGTTGGTGAAAATCCCGGATCCGCAAAAATAAACAAAGCAAAAATTTTAGGAACACAAGTAATAACTATTGATGAATTCGAAAAAATGATTTAA
- a CDS encoding thioredoxin family protein translates to MIKEYEWNEVLKKIDTNSEDHIIFLEFTTKWCNDCKMMAPVVNEISSKYENNKNITFLKVDAEEAQLFRNPDNKWQILRVPTHMVIKGNAIIEKGYEYYPKEILESWIEKSILWDDKF, encoded by the coding sequence ATGATTAAAGAATATGAGTGGAATGAAGTCCTAAAAAAAATTGATACTAATTCAGAGGACCACATTATTTTTCTGGAATTCACAACAAAATGATGTAATGACTGTAAAATGATGGCTCCTGTTGTTAATGAAATTTCATCAAAATATGAAAACAATAAAAATATAACATTTTTAAAAGTTGATGCAGAAGAAGCCCAATTATTTAGAAACCCGGATAACAAATGACAAATTTTAAGAGTTCCTACACATATGGTTATTAAAGGTAATGCAATTATTGAAAAAGGATATGAATATTATCCAAAAGAAATATTAGAATCTTGAATAGAAAAATCAATTCTATGAGATGATAAATTTTAA
- a CDS encoding ribonuclease J — translation MNHINLFALGGLDENGKNMYVLEFNDEIFIINSGAKIPISSTNGVDTLIPNFEYLEKNKSKIKGIFITDVKNESFSALPWLLMSLQGVKVYTSSFNKIIIIDRLNKYKIEQSSYEVETLNKRTKVGSIFVNSLQLAGSMMGTIGLDFETPDGDVIFIFNFVEGDLGIYGKTSYEDIKKSLMKRNLLALVADAGYSNYSGRAIDKIGLPKNIKNVFETATEKERIIIGAYDEEMASIHEILDLARKHNRPVVTYGKTYGQLLHLVKLVNPTLELPVIVDYKTISKHPNAVILVTGAVERLYSRFLRITDNNDVFLKLKKTDIVIMIAPPINGLESLAAVALDDVARITPKIVEVSLDEYYKHKPARQDLINLVNTLDPKYLIPVQGLYRYLVDVSRYVKKATKITDNSCIILQNGKIAHFVGDKLFSVNGKIKPVGDTIIDGFGVGDISPEVITERESLGREGIILISVLYNPRIKEMVGKIHINFVGVIDKEEKVLITETINSIIIQTIRAEKFNGLRDLQERLRKIIRKKVFKITDKEPMVALTFNSL, via the coding sequence ATGAATCATATAAATTTATTTGCACTTGGTGGGCTTGATGAAAACGGTAAAAACATGTATGTTCTAGAATTTAATGATGAAATTTTCATCATTAATTCTGGAGCAAAAATTCCAATTTCATCAACCAACGGTGTTGATACACTTATTCCAAATTTTGAGTATTTGGAAAAAAACAAAAGCAAAATTAAAGGTATTTTTATAACGGATGTAAAAAACGAAAGTTTTAGCGCTTTACCTTGATTATTGATGTCGCTACAAGGAGTTAAAGTTTATACTTCATCTTTCAATAAGATAATTATTATTGATAGATTGAATAAATATAAAATTGAACAGTCTTCTTATGAGGTAGAAACATTAAATAAAAGAACAAAGGTTGGCTCAATTTTTGTGAATTCACTTCAATTAGCTGGTTCTATGATGGGAACAATTGGACTTGATTTTGAAACACCTGATGGTGATGTAATTTTCATTTTTAACTTTGTTGAAGGTGATTTAGGAATTTATGGAAAAACATCATATGAAGATATTAAAAAAAGTTTAATGAAAAGAAATCTTTTAGCATTAGTGGCTGACGCTGGATATTCCAATTACTCTGGAAGAGCAATTGATAAAATAGGATTACCAAAAAATATAAAAAACGTTTTCGAAACAGCAACTGAAAAAGAGAGAATTATCATTGGTGCATATGATGAAGAAATGGCTTCAATTCATGAAATTTTAGATTTAGCCAGAAAACACAATCGCCCAGTAGTTACATATGGAAAAACATATGGACAATTACTTCATTTAGTTAAATTAGTAAATCCAACATTAGAATTACCAGTAATAGTTGATTATAAAACTATTTCAAAACACCCTAATGCTGTTATTCTTGTAACTGGTGCTGTTGAAAGACTTTATTCAAGATTTTTAAGAATTACAGACAATAATGACGTTTTTTTAAAATTAAAAAAAACAGATATTGTTATAATGATTGCCCCTCCAATCAACGGACTTGAATCATTAGCTGCAGTCGCACTTGATGATGTAGCTAGAATTACTCCTAAAATTGTCGAAGTTTCTTTAGATGAATATTACAAACATAAACCAGCAAGACAAGATTTAATTAATCTAGTTAATACTCTTGATCCAAAATATTTAATTCCTGTTCAGGGATTATATAGATATTTAGTAGATGTGTCTAGATATGTAAAAAAAGCTACTAAAATAACTGACAACAGTTGCATTATTTTACAAAATGGAAAAATAGCACATTTTGTTGGAGACAAGCTTTTTTCAGTTAATGGAAAAATAAAACCGGTTGGTGATACCATAATTGACGGTTTTGGTGTTGGTGATATTTCACCTGAAGTAATTACAGAAAGAGAAAGTTTAGGTCGTGAAGGAATTATTCTAATTTCTGTTTTATATAACCCAAGAATAAAAGAAATGGTTGGTAAAATACACATTAATTTTGTTGGTGTAATAGATAAAGAAGAAAAAGTATTGATTACTGAAACGATTAATTCAATTATTATTCAAACTATTAGAGCCGAAAAATTCAATGGTTTAAGAGATTTACAAGAAAGATTAAGAAAAATAATTAGAAAAAAAGTTTTCAAAATAACAGATAAAGAACCAATGGTTGCTTTAACATTTAATTCTTTATAA
- a CDS encoding DUF2179 domain-containing protein: MKKNKKNNNHETPEFHLKNPNRKVFKKNTIYRRTKMSNFGLKFASLYNPMSLRNAILITVGMAVFFGIISVFFVKNVGIYNFGLAAIGQSAARLIITTIPETSGISESVRNLIDQAIFWNAYIFLSIPLFIFGYKKIGKNFTILTVVFLFVSSFVSFGIGQIPNVNNIYIIGDFSNQSVKASLSEYKKGLSSIIPLLWIDGGNTIALLIYSIFYGFMLAVVFAIIAIIGGTAGVTGIIGEWYSNKTQKSFGSINGYINMAIILVSVIIGSYIPGSLLIKEAKNAYVGPIEDLPLVLKKAWSFELYLSPNFVATVLSNIVFVMVLGKLFPKFKLVRVEIYSMYSEEIKEAVTSDSKTVNGVTLFSAKGGFKGEELNVVTSVALFKQVPRIIKNVRKVDNDAFVSISEIKSIDGYIYLPQEKF; encoded by the coding sequence TTGAAAAAAAATAAAAAAAATAATAACCATGAAACTCCAGAGTTTCATTTAAAAAACCCTAATAGAAAAGTTTTTAAGAAAAATACAATATATCGCCGTACAAAAATGTCAAATTTTGGTCTAAAATTTGCATCACTATATAATCCTATGTCTTTAAGGAATGCAATTTTAATTACAGTTGGAATGGCTGTTTTCTTTGGAATTATATCGGTGTTTTTTGTTAAAAACGTTGGTATCTATAACTTTGGATTAGCAGCAATTGGTCAATCAGCAGCAAGATTAATAATAACTACAATTCCCGAAACATCTGGAATAAGTGAATCAGTTAGAAACTTGATTGACCAAGCTATATTTTGAAATGCTTATATATTTTTAAGTATTCCATTGTTTATTTTTGGTTATAAAAAAATAGGTAAAAACTTTACTATCCTTACTGTTGTTTTTCTTTTTGTTTCGTCTTTTGTTTCATTTGGGATTGGACAAATACCAAATGTAAATAACATATATATTATTGGAGATTTTTCAAATCAAAGTGTAAAAGCAAGTCTTAGCGAATATAAAAAAGGACTTTCATCTATAATCCCACTTCTTTGAATAGATGGAGGAAACACAATTGCTCTTTTGATATATTCAATTTTCTACGGATTTATGCTAGCTGTTGTTTTTGCCATAATAGCTATTATTGGCGGAACAGCTGGAGTAACAGGAATTATTGGAGAATGATACTCAAATAAAACTCAAAAAAGTTTTGGAAGCATAAATGGATATATTAACATGGCAATCATTTTGGTTAGTGTTATTATAGGTTCTTATATTCCAGGATCATTATTAATTAAAGAAGCAAAGAATGCATATGTTGGTCCTATCGAAGATCTTCCTTTAGTTCTTAAAAAAGCTTGAAGTTTTGAATTATATTTATCACCAAACTTTGTGGCAACAGTTTTATCTAACATTGTTTTTGTAATGGTTTTAGGTAAACTATTTCCTAAGTTTAAACTTGTTAGAGTTGAAATTTATTCAATGTACTCTGAAGAAATTAAAGAAGCTGTTACATCTGATTCGAAAACAGTTAATGGTGTTACTTTATTTTCAGCAAAAGGCGGATTTAAAGGTGAAGAACTAAATGTTGTAACGTCTGTAGCATTATTTAAACAAGTTCCAAGAATAATTAAAAATGTTAGAAAAGTTGATAACGATGCCTTTGTTTCAATTTCAGAAATTAAAAGCATTGATGGTTATATCTATCTTCCGCAAGAAAAATTTTAA
- the tpiA gene encoding triose-phosphate isomerase produces MKKLVIIGNWKMNKTFDETINFMDNFAELYEAKKNKIHENIQFAVALPFTNLAAFKANKVKYLNLGAQDVSQHLKGAYTGDVSISMLKNLDVNYVILGHSERRTYHQETNQLVNEKAKVVLENGLVPVICVGETLAEYEAGKTKEVVKKQVLESLKDLDLNKVILAYEPIWAIGTGKVATAETAQEVCEFIKSITSDKLVIQYGGSVNPKNINELSSQKDIDGFLVGGASLEADSFISLLTLGK; encoded by the coding sequence ATGAAAAAATTAGTTATTATTGGAAACTGAAAAATGAATAAAACATTTGATGAAACAATAAACTTTATGGATAATTTTGCTGAGTTATATGAAGCAAAGAAAAATAAAATACATGAAAACATACAATTTGCTGTTGCTTTGCCTTTTACCAATTTAGCTGCGTTCAAGGCAAATAAGGTTAAATACTTAAATTTAGGTGCTCAAGATGTATCACAACACTTAAAAGGGGCTTATACAGGTGATGTTTCAATTTCTATGCTTAAAAACCTAGATGTAAATTATGTTATATTGGGGCATTCAGAAAGAAGAACATATCATCAAGAAACTAACCAATTAGTTAATGAAAAAGCAAAAGTTGTTTTAGAAAACGGATTAGTTCCTGTAATTTGTGTTGGTGAAACACTTGCTGAATATGAAGCAGGAAAGACAAAGGAAGTTGTTAAAAAACAAGTTTTAGAATCACTAAAAGACTTAGATTTAAACAAGGTTATTTTAGCTTATGAACCTATTTGAGCAATAGGAACAGGTAAAGTTGCAACTGCAGAAACAGCACAAGAAGTATGTGAATTTATAAAAAGTATAACAAGTGATAAGTTAGTAATTCAATATGGTGGAAGCGTTAATCCAAAAAACATTAATGAATTATCAAGTCAAAAAGACATTGATGGTTTCTTAGTTGGTGGCGCTAGTTTAGAAGCTGATAGTTTTATTTCACTTTTAACATTAGGAAAATAA
- the frr gene encoding ribosome recycling factor, with product MELDLYLLEIEDAAQKAINHYKFELSKMSTGRANPQIIKGIRVTYYDTPTPLEELSNISVPEPQQLLIKPYDISSVRDIVKALTNANLGILPVDEGHQIRMTFPTLTTERRKEIVKSLSKYTEAAKVTIRNARQDVNKSIKNDEELSEDIEKRYLEAIQKEVDKYTEIINDLTKEKENDLMKL from the coding sequence ATGGAACTAGATTTATATTTATTAGAGATAGAAGATGCTGCTCAAAAAGCTATTAATCACTACAAATTTGAGCTCTCAAAAATGTCAACAGGAAGAGCCAATCCACAAATCATAAAAGGTATAAGAGTAACATACTACGATACTCCAACACCACTTGAAGAATTAAGTAATATTTCAGTACCTGAACCTCAACAATTACTTATAAAACCTTATGATATTTCTTCGGTTAGAGATATTGTTAAAGCTTTAACAAATGCAAATTTAGGTATTTTACCGGTTGATGAAGGTCATCAAATAAGAATGACTTTTCCAACTTTAACAACTGAAAGAAGAAAAGAAATTGTTAAAAGTTTATCTAAATATACCGAAGCTGCAAAGGTTACCATTAGAAATGCGCGCCAAGATGTTAATAAATCAATAAAAAATGATGAAGAATTAAGTGAAGATATTGAAAAAAGATATCTTGAAGCAATTCAAAAAGAAGTTGACAAATATACTGAAATCATCAACGATTTAACAAAAGAAAAAGAAAATGATTTAATGAAGTTATAA
- the pyrH gene encoding UMP kinase, with protein sequence MKYKRILVKLSGEGLANKTKHLSIDNALVEDIAHQLKKIVDMGIQVSVVIGGGNFWRGASAEKNGIPRNRADYIGMLATIMNGLALRSGFEKVGIKARVQSSISIDAKVAENYVNEKTLKYLESGEVVIFVGGTGRPYFTTDTASTLYASEIKADVILMGKNNVEGVYDSDPKINPNAKRFDLITYDEILERKLQVMDLTATSMARDNNISLIVFNILEKDSILRAITGDITHTKVIK encoded by the coding sequence ATGAAATATAAACGAATTTTAGTTAAACTTTCTGGTGAAGGATTAGCAAATAAAACAAAACATTTATCAATTGATAATGCTCTTGTTGAGGATATTGCTCATCAACTTAAAAAAATAGTTGATATGGGCATTCAAGTGTCGGTTGTTATTGGTGGAGGTAACTTTTGGAGAGGTGCATCTGCTGAAAAAAATGGGATTCCAAGAAATAGAGCTGACTATATTGGAATGCTAGCAACAATAATGAATGGACTTGCTTTAAGAAGCGGATTTGAAAAAGTCGGTATTAAAGCTAGAGTTCAAAGTTCAATTAGTATAGATGCAAAAGTTGCAGAAAATTATGTTAATGAAAAAACACTTAAATACTTGGAAAGTGGCGAAGTTGTTATTTTTGTTGGTGGAACTGGGCGCCCATACTTTACAACCGATACAGCATCAACTTTATACGCTTCTGAAATTAAAGCTGATGTTATTTTAATGGGGAAAAATAACGTAGAAGGTGTATATGATTCAGATCCTAAAATAAACCCTAATGCAAAAAGATTTGATTTAATAACTTATGATGAAATTCTTGAGAGAAAATTACAAGTTATGGATCTAACTGCGACAAGCATGGCAAGAGATAACAACATTTCCCTAATAGTCTTCAACATACTTGAAAAAGACTCAATTTTAAGAGCCATAACAGGCGATATAACACACACAAAGGTAATTAAATAA